In the Deltaproteobacteria bacterium genome, one interval contains:
- the rfaD gene encoding ADP-glyceromanno-heptose 6-epimerase: MIIVTGGAGFIGSALVWRLNKRGIDDIVVVDHLGKTEKWKNLVSLCFSDYFDKSDFIERLEAGYFGNSISAIFHLGACSSTTETNADYLIENNYRYTARLATWQEKHRTCRFIYASSAATYGEGEQGYRDTEDELHLLRPLNMYAYSKHMFDLLALRKGWLPHIAGLKYFNVFGPNEYHKGDMRSLINKAYPLVRDEGKIRLFKSYRDEYKDGEQLRDFIYVKDAVDMTLFFLDNPRINGIFNIGSGAARSWNEVAASLFQAVGRPLNIEYIPMPDELKEKYQYYTCADMAKLRSAGCSHTCMDLDAAVKEYVQGYLDSNKHLSS; the protein is encoded by the coding sequence ATGATTATTGTGACAGGTGGTGCCGGTTTTATTGGAAGCGCGCTTGTATGGCGACTCAACAAGCGCGGTATTGATGATATTGTTGTTGTAGATCACCTGGGTAAAACGGAAAAGTGGAAAAACCTTGTTTCCCTTTGCTTTTCCGATTATTTCGACAAATCCGACTTCATTGAAAGACTTGAAGCCGGATATTTCGGAAACAGTATCAGTGCCATTTTCCATCTGGGCGCCTGCTCTTCCACAACCGAGACAAATGCTGATTATCTTATTGAAAACAATTACCGGTATACGGCCCGTCTTGCCACATGGCAGGAAAAACACCGCACCTGCAGGTTTATATATGCCTCCAGCGCTGCCACCTATGGAGAGGGTGAGCAGGGCTATCGTGATACAGAGGATGAATTACACCTTCTTCGTCCGCTCAATATGTATGCGTATTCAAAGCACATGTTTGATCTCCTTGCCCTTCGCAAAGGATGGCTGCCACATATTGCAGGGCTGAAATATTTCAATGTCTTCGGGCCTAATGAATACCACAAAGGAGATATGAGAAGCCTCATAAATAAAGCCTATCCGCTTGTGCGTGATGAAGGGAAAATCCGGCTTTTTAAGTCATACCGTGACGAATATAAGGACGGGGAACAGCTTCGCGACTTCATCTATGTTAAGGATGCGGTTGATATGACCCTCTTTTTTCTGGATAACCCAAGAATAAACGGCATTTTCAATATCGGCTCGGGTGCTGCCCGGTCGTGGAACGAGGTGGCGGCTTCTTTGTTTCAAGCAGTCGGCAGGCCCCTTAACATTGAGTACATCCCCATGCCTGATGAACTGAAAGAAAAATACCAGTACTACACATGTGCTGATATGGCAAAACTACGATCCGCCGGATGTTCACATACCTGTATGGATCTGGATGCGGCTGTAAAGGAATATGTTCAGGGTTATCTTGATTCAAACAAACACCTCTCTAGTTGA
- a CDS encoding (4Fe-4S)-binding protein, whose amino-acid sequence MERLRRKSQYIFLLLANAYWLFPWRSPIYQGPFKKICFPGLNCYSCPAATMSCPLGAFQNFMATLRPGVQTMQIHPGAYVLGSLGLIGSVAGRMPCGWICPFGLLQKWLFALPVPKLSFWRPLRRGPYVFLIIFVVLLPLLVVDSSGYGSVWFCKYVCPAGTLEAGLPLLCLDQGLRRAAGWLFAYKFILLILLLIWCTFTSRPFCRAICPIGAIYGLFNKVSWLQLHFHPDRCVQCRACLSICPSDISFYNGLDDMNSAACIRCLRCFSVCPSNAVSLEFGPVRQHVSKAVNT is encoded by the coding sequence ATGGAACGTCTGCGCAGAAAAAGTCAGTATATCTTCCTTTTGCTGGCCAACGCTTACTGGCTTTTCCCGTGGAGAAGCCCTATATATCAGGGGCCATTTAAGAAAATCTGTTTTCCTGGGCTGAATTGTTACTCTTGTCCCGCTGCCACCATGTCCTGTCCCCTTGGCGCCTTTCAGAATTTTATGGCAACCCTGCGGCCGGGTGTTCAGACAATGCAGATCCATCCGGGGGCATATGTTTTGGGGAGTCTTGGTCTGATAGGTTCTGTTGCAGGCCGGATGCCCTGTGGCTGGATTTGCCCCTTCGGCCTGTTGCAGAAGTGGCTGTTTGCCCTTCCTGTTCCCAAACTTTCATTCTGGAGGCCACTCAGAAGGGGGCCTTATGTCTTTCTTATAATTTTCGTGGTCTTGCTTCCTTTGCTTGTTGTGGACTCATCAGGTTACGGCTCCGTCTGGTTCTGCAAGTATGTCTGTCCGGCAGGAACGCTTGAGGCCGGTCTCCCTCTGCTCTGTCTGGATCAGGGGCTACGTCGTGCTGCAGGCTGGCTGTTTGCATACAAGTTCATCTTATTGATACTCCTCTTGATCTGGTGTACTTTTACATCCCGTCCCTTCTGCCGGGCAATCTGTCCCATTGGGGCCATCTACGGCCTTTTCAACAAAGTGAGCTGGCTGCAGCTGCACTTTCATCCTGACCGGTGTGTACAGTGCAGGGCATGTCTGAGCATATGTCCTTCCGACATATCTTTTTATAATGGTCTTGATGACATGAATTCGGCTGCCTGCATCAGATGCCTCAGATGCTTTTCCGTCTGTCCATCTAATGCCGTGTCCCTGGAGTTTGGCCCGGTGCGGCAGCATGTCAGTAAAGCTGTCAACACATAA
- a CDS encoding NAD-dependent dehydratase: protein MDIVIGGSGLIGHHLVRELMRHGREVKVFDLHPFPADEKIAPSETVLGNILDYRALFNAIKGCERVFHLAANPYLWDQHPEIFDQVNRQGTENVVRAAKQADVQRLVYTGTESILAPRHHKGFITEETKVSLDDMIGPYCRAKFLAEQSVFQAAKEGFPAVVVSPTMPIGPGDRNLTPPGRMISRFLQGKIPGFIDCTLNFVDVRDAALGHHLAAEKGEPGRRHILSGHNLTLAELFSLLSQASGKPVPRLKVPYPIALAGSYIEEWICKLTGRIPESSVTGVKLCRRSLAFNGSKTWQLFGHTPRPIEESVRDAVRWHQARLSRAAETM, encoded by the coding sequence ATGGATATAGTAATCGGAGGTAGTGGCTTAATTGGTCATCACCTGGTGAGGGAGTTAATGCGTCACGGGAGAGAGGTGAAGGTCTTTGACCTCCATCCTTTTCCGGCGGATGAAAAAATAGCTCCTTCCGAAACCGTATTGGGCAATATCCTGGACTATCGAGCGTTATTTAATGCCATAAAGGGATGCGAACGGGTCTTTCATCTTGCGGCCAACCCATATCTCTGGGATCAACACCCCGAGATCTTTGATCAAGTCAATCGCCAAGGGACCGAGAATGTCGTTCGGGCCGCAAAACAGGCCGACGTGCAGCGTTTGGTCTACACCGGCACGGAGTCGATCCTTGCACCACGTCACCATAAGGGATTCATCACCGAGGAGACCAAGGTTTCTCTCGATGACATGATCGGACCTTACTGCCGTGCCAAGTTTCTGGCCGAGCAGTCGGTATTCCAGGCTGCCAAGGAAGGATTCCCTGCGGTTGTGGTGAGCCCTACTATGCCCATCGGTCCCGGTGACCGGAATCTGACGCCACCCGGGCGCATGATCTCAAGATTTCTCCAGGGGAAAATCCCCGGCTTTATTGATTGCACCTTAAATTTCGTGGATGTAAGGGATGCGGCCTTAGGTCATCACCTGGCTGCGGAAAAGGGTGAACCAGGCCGCAGGCATATATTATCAGGTCACAATCTTACCCTGGCTGAGCTTTTTTCCCTCCTGAGCCAGGCGAGCGGCAAGCCTGTTCCCAGGCTCAAGGTCCCTTATCCTATAGCGCTGGCCGGAAGCTACATCGAAGAGTGGATATGTAAGCTAACCGGGAGGATACCCGAGAGCTCCGTGACAGGAGTCAAGCTCTGCCGTCGTTCTCTTGCCTTTAATGGAAGCAAGACCTGGCAGCTATTTGGCCATACGCCCCGTCCGATAGAGGAGTCCGTTCGTGATGCAGTGCGTTGGCATCAAGCCAGGCTGTCCAGGGCAGCAGAGACCATGTAG
- a CDS encoding FmdB family transcriptional regulator, producing MPIYEYECESCGEVIENWQKFSDAPLTTCKSCGGKLHKLISHSSFHLKGSGWYVTDYGGKKSGITDSKKSESDSDKKSKKDGNSSSGSSPSSSSGTSP from the coding sequence ATGCCTATCTATGAGTATGAGTGTGAATCCTGTGGAGAAGTTATAGAAAACTGGCAGAAGTTTTCTGACGCGCCGCTTACTACGTGTAAATCCTGTGGCGGCAAACTGCACAAACTGATTTCCCATTCATCCTTTCATTTGAAAGGTAGCGGCTGGTATGTAACCGATTATGGAGGAAAAAAGAGCGGAATTACTGATTCAAAAAAGTCTGAGTCAGACTCTGATAAAAAAAGCAAAAAGGACGGCAATTCCTCTTCCGGCTCATCACCCAGCAGTTCCTCCGGTACCAGTCCCTGA
- a CDS encoding amino acid permease, producing MRKNLSDSDLKREIGFFSATILVIANMVGTGIFTTSGFTIEELGDPQAMLLCWFVGGVFALCGALCYGELGAMFPRAGGEYVFLRESFGKGMGFLSGWVSLIVGFSAPIAAASIAFATYLFCSFSLPLGPEMTLPFLGVNIVAISPQSVVAVGVIIIFSLVHYHSLLMGSRVQNALTAFKVGIVVVFVVAGLFLGHGSTGNFSGGLDMGSAFQDKFAISLIFVSFAYSGWNAAAYIGGEIRKPGRNIPLALFAGTFIVMCLYLLLNVVYIYALPAGEMSGVLEVGENAAASLFGGHVSKYFAGAIAIGLLSVLSAMIMTGPRVYYAMSRDGIFFGLFGKVNKVHRTPAYSIFLQAAIAIFMVITASFDKLLLYIGFTLSLFAMLTVVGMILLRIRQPALTRNYKTVGYPVTPFLFVIGNLWIIYFSLKSRPVTSLFGLATIGLGLLAYFYFDKREKQYNDV from the coding sequence ATGAGGAAAAATTTGAGCGATAGTGACCTGAAAAGAGAAATTGGTTTCTTTTCAGCCACCATTTTGGTAATCGCCAACATGGTAGGAACCGGGATATTTACTACCTCAGGGTTCACTATAGAAGAGCTCGGCGATCCTCAAGCCATGCTTCTTTGCTGGTTCGTCGGGGGCGTATTTGCCCTGTGTGGTGCCCTTTGTTATGGGGAGCTCGGCGCCATGTTCCCCCGCGCGGGCGGGGAGTATGTGTTCCTGCGGGAGAGTTTTGGCAAGGGAATGGGCTTCCTTTCCGGCTGGGTATCTTTGATCGTGGGTTTTTCAGCTCCTATTGCAGCAGCTTCTATTGCCTTTGCCACCTATCTATTTTGCTCATTTTCACTTCCTCTTGGTCCAGAAATGACTCTCCCTTTCTTAGGCGTCAACATCGTTGCCATATCGCCACAGAGTGTGGTGGCTGTCGGTGTGATCATTATCTTTTCGCTGGTTCATTATCACAGCCTCTTGATGGGGAGCAGGGTTCAGAATGCATTGACTGCCTTTAAGGTTGGTATTGTCGTTGTATTTGTTGTAGCTGGGCTTTTTCTGGGTCATGGTTCAACAGGCAATTTCTCTGGAGGTCTGGACATGGGATCAGCCTTCCAAGACAAATTTGCCATCTCCCTGATATTTGTCTCATTTGCTTACAGTGGATGGAATGCTGCAGCTTATATCGGGGGGGAGATCAGAAAGCCAGGCAGAAACATACCACTCGCTCTGTTTGCCGGGACATTTATTGTTATGTGTCTCTATCTGCTCTTGAACGTTGTGTATATTTACGCACTTCCTGCAGGGGAGATGAGCGGGGTCCTCGAAGTCGGGGAAAATGCTGCGGCCTCTTTGTTCGGCGGTCATGTCAGTAAATACTTTGCCGGAGCTATTGCCATAGGACTTCTATCTGTTTTAAGCGCCATGATTATGACCGGACCAAGGGTATATTATGCCATGTCAAGAGATGGCATCTTCTTTGGGCTTTTTGGTAAGGTGAACAAGGTTCACAGGACACCCGCATATTCCATCTTTCTGCAGGCAGCCATTGCCATTTTTATGGTTATCACGGCGTCGTTTGACAAGCTTCTCTTATACATCGGTTTTACCCTGTCATTGTTTGCCATGCTGACTGTGGTGGGGATGATCCTGCTCAGGATAAGACAACCTGCGCTCACGAGAAATTATAAGACCGTAGGATACCCCGTGACCCCATTTCTGTTCGTGATAGGCAATCTCTGGATTATATATTTTTCCTTAAAGAGCAGACCAGTAACCTCGTTGTTCGGGTTGGCAACAATTGGTTTGGGTCTGTTAGCCTATTTCTACTTTGATAAGAGGGAAAAGCAATATAATGATGTATAA
- a CDS encoding potassium transporter produces MRLGTIGALLGWLLIFLSAALLIPIGFSIYYADGIWQAFVISSAIGFVLGGGLAWSCVSGPEIGHREGFAIVSFSWLAAAALGALPYYLSGAIPGYLDAYFESMSGFTTTGSTILERVEALGPSLLFWRAFTQWLGGMGIIVLSLAILPILGIGGMQLFRAEMPGPTKDRLAPRIQDTARILWSVYFLFTALETVLLMLAGMSFFDAVCHAFCTLATGGFSTRTDSVAAFHSPWIDLIIIIFVMLAGINFSLHYRLLSGDWKAFGRSEELRFYLGMGIFATILIMLVNIVFGTYDSWLDSLRYGAFQAWSVLTTTGFGTADFDQWAPACKFTLVALMFLGGMAGSTGGGIKQVRILMFWKFTRVQIRKLIHPKAVGAIKLDNHKVQAEVIQSILGYLSLYVVVFIVATLIVTGQGIDIITGSTAVIATLNNIGPGLGGVGPCRNFAGLPDLSKAVLILCMVAGRLELYTIIILLIPSYWKDVRRPRWRWSKT; encoded by the coding sequence ATGAGACTGGGTACTATCGGGGCCCTGTTGGGCTGGCTCCTTATCTTCCTTTCTGCCGCCCTTCTGATCCCCATCGGATTCAGTATTTATTATGCCGATGGGATCTGGCAGGCTTTTGTCATCTCAAGTGCAATCGGATTTGTGCTTGGAGGCGGACTTGCCTGGTCTTGCGTCTCAGGGCCTGAAATAGGCCACAGAGAGGGATTTGCCATCGTGAGCTTCAGCTGGCTTGCTGCCGCTGCCCTCGGGGCACTGCCATATTATCTCTCCGGGGCCATCCCGGGCTATCTAGATGCCTATTTCGAGTCCATGTCCGGCTTTACCACCACTGGTTCCACTATATTGGAAAGGGTTGAGGCCCTGGGACCCAGTCTGCTCTTCTGGAGGGCCTTTACCCAGTGGCTTGGGGGTATGGGGATTATAGTCCTCTCACTTGCGATTCTGCCCATACTCGGAATCGGGGGCATGCAGCTCTTCCGGGCAGAAATGCCGGGCCCTACAAAAGACCGTCTTGCGCCCAGGATACAAGATACCGCCAGGATCTTATGGAGCGTATATTTTCTCTTTACCGCGCTTGAGACGGTGCTGCTTATGTTGGCCGGCATGAGTTTTTTTGATGCCGTCTGCCATGCCTTTTGCACTCTGGCTACCGGAGGCTTTTCCACCAGGACCGATAGCGTGGCCGCATTTCATAGTCCGTGGATCGACCTTATTATAATCATATTTGTTATGCTTGCCGGAATAAACTTTTCGCTTCATTACCGCCTGCTTTCAGGTGACTGGAAGGCATTCGGCCGGAGCGAGGAGCTCCGCTTTTACCTTGGTATGGGTATTTTTGCTACCATATTGATCATGCTTGTAAACATCGTGTTCGGCACCTATGATTCATGGTTGGATAGCCTGAGATACGGCGCCTTCCAGGCCTGGTCCGTACTTACTACCACCGGTTTTGGCACAGCGGATTTTGATCAGTGGGCGCCTGCGTGCAAATTTACCCTGGTCGCCCTTATGTTCTTGGGGGGAATGGCAGGTTCTACCGGCGGTGGTATCAAACAGGTTCGAATACTTATGTTCTGGAAGTTCACGAGAGTGCAAATAAGAAAGCTGATTCACCCAAAGGCAGTGGGGGCAATCAAACTTGATAATCATAAGGTCCAGGCAGAGGTAATCCAGTCGATACTGGGATATCTCTCTTTGTATGTGGTGGTATTTATCGTTGCGACCCTGATAGTAACCGGCCAGGGAATAGATATAATTACAGGCTCTACGGCGGTAATTGCCACTTTAAATAACATAGGCCCGGGGTTGGGAGGTGTCGGCCCATGCCGGAATTTCGCAGGGCTTCCTGATCTTTCAAAGGCCGTTTTAATTTTATGTATGGTGGCAGGGCGTCTGGAACTCTATACTATAATCATACTCCTTATACCTTCGTATTGGAAGGATGTCCGCCGGCCCAGGTGGCGGTGGAGTAAAACCTGA
- a CDS encoding Trk system potassium transporter TrkA, whose translation MRIVIIGSGEVGRHICQQLSGEDHEVVLIDRNADRLKSLEQNLNILTIEGNGASAGILEQAGIAKADLFIAVTDIDEVNLIACIMAKEYGVLRSVARVRNEEYFSGASPLNEHRLGIDLLINPDQVVAHEIIRISEVSEAFEVVDFASGEVVLVGYQIKKDNPICGITLADLKDLRGLYDFVIVAIVRDGETIVPRGADLIQAEDRIYVVVRRRDMAAVEDLFNLWSTAPKKVFVIGGGRVGFRVAKAMEQQKVDVVLVEADPIKCEHLAEHLSNAVVLNFDGLDAHDLLSEGIDTADLVVTVTDGDTTNILSSLLAKYHGAKKCITRISRPDFIPLLGKLGIDVALSPRLVAANMILRFVRRGAVLSVATLLGSEAEVVELVVSERWAHVNKPLKSVDFPPGTNLGAVVRQGKVIIPSGDTVLKAGDRLIIFSMKKAVPMTEQFLAS comes from the coding sequence ATGCGTATAGTCATTATTGGATCCGGTGAGGTAGGTCGTCATATCTGTCAGCAGCTCTCAGGGGAAGACCATGAAGTCGTTCTTATAGACAGAAATGCAGACCGCCTCAAGAGCCTGGAGCAAAATCTCAATATACTTACCATTGAGGGAAACGGGGCCTCTGCAGGGATCCTTGAACAAGCCGGTATTGCAAAGGCCGATCTTTTTATTGCTGTCACCGACATAGACGAGGTCAATCTGATCGCCTGCATCATGGCAAAGGAGTATGGCGTATTACGCAGCGTGGCCAGGGTCAGGAACGAGGAATATTTTTCCGGCGCTTCTCCACTGAATGAGCATCGCCTGGGCATAGATCTCCTGATTAACCCGGATCAGGTCGTGGCACATGAGATAATCAGGATCAGTGAGGTATCGGAGGCCTTTGAGGTAGTTGATTTTGCCAGCGGAGAGGTCGTACTGGTCGGGTACCAGATAAAGAAAGACAATCCTATCTGTGGTATAACCCTGGCTGATCTGAAGGATTTAAGAGGACTCTATGATTTTGTAATAGTAGCCATAGTCAGGGACGGCGAGACTATCGTTCCCAGGGGTGCCGATCTCATCCAGGCTGAGGACCGGATTTACGTAGTTGTAAGGCGCAGGGACATGGCAGCAGTGGAAGATTTGTTCAACCTGTGGAGCACGGCCCCTAAAAAGGTCTTTGTCATCGGTGGGGGCCGTGTCGGCTTTCGCGTAGCCAAGGCCATGGAACAACAGAAGGTGGACGTGGTCCTTGTAGAGGCCGATCCGATAAAATGCGAGCATCTTGCCGAGCATTTAAGCAATGCCGTAGTACTTAACTTTGACGGTCTGGACGCCCATGATTTGCTGTCAGAGGGAATAGACACGGCAGATCTCGTGGTGACTGTCACGGATGGAGATACCACAAATATCCTTTCAAGCCTCCTCGCGAAGTATCACGGCGCAAAGAAGTGCATAACCCGCATAAGCCGTCCGGATTTTATCCCGCTCCTCGGGAAGCTGGGCATAGACGTTGCCCTCAGCCCAAGGCTTGTGGCAGCCAATATGATTCTGCGTTTTGTGAGGCGGGGCGCTGTACTTTCCGTTGCCACATTACTTGGGAGCGAGGCAGAGGTGGTGGAGCTCGTGGTCTCCGAGCGTTGGGCGCACGTAAATAAGCCTTTAAAGTCTGTAGACTTTCCTCCGGGCACCAATCTTGGGGCAGTGGTCAGGCAAGGAAAGGTAATCATTCCCTCGGGAGATACGGTGCTGAAGGCCGGAGATCGGCTGATAATCTTCAGCATGAAAAAGGCGGTTCCCATGACAGAACAGTTTCTTGCCTCATGA
- a CDS encoding non-canonical purine NTP pyrophosphatase: protein MKRKLILATRNKDKLKEIQALLSDLDIDIMSLDEAENAPHVVEDGKTFMENAFKKAKVIAEATGIMALADDSGLEVDALDGAPGVYSARYSGENASDASNNEKLLADLEGVPAGKRSAHFSCVIVVYHPSGRWISTEGKCEGEITEKSIGDRGFGYDPVFYLPSLNCTMAQLSAEEKNSLSHRGKALEKLKSELPGFLVRLNQDLKEEVINNEA from the coding sequence ATGAAAAGGAAATTGATTCTTGCCACCCGCAACAAAGACAAGTTGAAGGAAATCCAGGCGCTTCTTTCCGATCTCGATATTGACATCATGTCTCTGGATGAAGCAGAAAACGCACCACATGTGGTAGAAGACGGCAAGACCTTCATGGAGAATGCCTTTAAGAAGGCCAAGGTCATTGCAGAGGCCACCGGGATAATGGCCCTTGCCGACGATTCCGGACTCGAGGTAGATGCACTTGACGGGGCCCCTGGCGTCTACTCTGCCCGCTACTCAGGAGAGAATGCCTCTGATGCCTCAAACAACGAAAAGCTCCTGGCTGATCTCGAGGGAGTACCTGCAGGTAAAAGAAGTGCCCACTTCAGCTGTGTGATCGTAGTCTATCATCCATCCGGCCGGTGGATAAGCACTGAGGGTAAATGTGAAGGTGAGATTACCGAAAAATCTATAGGAGACAGGGGGTTTGGATATGACCCGGTCTTCTATCTTCCTTCTCTTAATTGTACAATGGCCCAGCTTTCAGCAGAGGAAAAGAACAGCCTGAGTCACAGGGGCAAGGCCCTTGAGAAGCTGAAGTCGGAGTTGCCCGGCTTTCTGGTTCGCTTGAATCAGGATCTTAAAGAGGAGGTAATTAACAATGAAGCTTGA
- a CDS encoding transporter has product MFGSVYKIIELVGTSDVSWEEAAKNAIETADKSLRDLRIAEVKKLDMKIEDGKVIAYRVRISLSFKYHSG; this is encoded by the coding sequence ATATTTGGGAGTGTTTACAAGATCATCGAACTGGTGGGAACAAGTGATGTATCCTGGGAGGAGGCTGCAAAGAATGCCATTGAAACTGCGGACAAGTCCCTCAGGGATCTGAGAATTGCAGAGGTCAAGAAACTTGATATGAAGATCGAGGACGGAAAGGTTATAGCTTACCGTGTCAGGATCAGCCTGTCTTTCAAGTATCATTCCGGCTAA